In Streptomyces sannanensis, the DNA window ACCGTAGGCGTAGGCCTGGTCCTTGTGGGTGATCGCGGAGAACGCGTCGACCTTGTCGCCGTGCAGCAGGATGTCGACCTTCACCAGCTGAGCGGTCTGCTCGCCGGTGGGCTCGTAGTCCAGCGAGGCGTAGCCGCGGGTCTTGGACTTCAGCTGGTCGAAGAAGTCGAAAACGATCTCGGCGAGGGGGAGGGTGTAGCGGATCTCGACCCGGTCCTCGGAGAGGTAGTCCATGCCCAGCAGCACGCCACGGCGGGTCTGGCAGAGCTCCATGATCGAGCCGATGAACTCGCTGGGCGCCAGGATCGTGGCCCGTACGACCGGCTCGTACACCTCGGAGATCTTGCCCTCGGGGAACTCGCTCGGGTTGGTGACCGTGTGCTCGCTGCCGTCCTCCATGATCACGCGGTAGACCACGTTGGGGGCGGTGGCGATCAGGTCGAGGCCGAACTCGCGCTCCAGCCGCTCACGGATCACGTCCAGGTGCAGCAGACCGAGGAAGCCGACGCGGAAACCGAAGCCGAGGGCCGCGGAGGTCTCCGGCTCGTAGACGAGGGCGGCGTCGTTCAGCTGGAGCTTGTCGAGGGACTCGCGCAGCTCCGGGTAGTCCGAGCCGTCCAGCGGGTACAGACCGGAGAACACCATCGGCTTGGGGTCCTTGTAGCCGCCCAGCGCCTCGGTGGCGCCGTGCGTCTGCTGGGTGATGGTGTCACCCACCTTGGACTGGCGGACGTCCTTCACACCGGTGATGAGGTAGCCCACCTCACCGACGCTCAGGCCGTCGGCCGGCAGCATCTCCGGGGAGTTGGCGCCGATCTCCAGCAGCTCATGGGTGGCGCCGGTGGACATCATCCGGATGCGCTCGCGCTTGTTGAGCGTGCCGTCGACGACTCGTACGTACGTGACGACGCCACGGTAGGAGTCATAGACCGAGTCGAAGATCATCGCGCGGGCGGGGGCGTCCTTGACGCCGACCGGGGCCGGGACGTCCCTGACGACGCGGTCCAGCAGCGCGTCCACGCCGAGGCCGGTCTTCGCGGAGACACGCAGCACGTCGTCCGGGTCACAGCCGATGAGGTTCGCCAGCTCCTCGGCGAACTTCTCGGGCTGAGCGGCCGGCAGGTCGATCTTGTTGAGGACCGGAACGATCGTGAGGTCGTTCTCCATCGCCAGGTAGAGGTTGGCGAGGGTCTGCGCCTCGATGCCCTGGGCGGCGTCCACGAGCAGGACCGTGCCCTCGCAGGCCGCGAGCGAACGCGAGACCTCATAGGTGAAGTCCACGTGGCCCGGGGTGTCGATCATGTTGAGGATGTGGGTCTGCCCCACGCCCTCACCCGTGGTGGGAGCCCAGGGCAGCCGGACCGCCTGGGACTTGATCGTGATGCCTCGCTCACGCTCGATGTCCATGCGGTCGAGGTACTGGGCGCGCATCTGCCGCTGCTCGACCACACCGGTCAGCTGGAGCATCCGGTCGGCGAGCGTCGACTTGCCGTGGTCGATGTGCGCAATGATGCAGAAATTGCGGATCAGCGCCGGGTCGGTACGGCTCGGCTCCGGCACGTGGGTAGGGGTCGCGGGCACGCAGGGTCCTGATTCTTGAGACGCCGAACGCCTTGTCTCGGGTCGATGTCGGATCGATACGTAGCCTCCATGGTCCCACGACCGCGGCCCGATGCTCGGTTTGGGCCGGTCGGAGCGCTGCTGGTAATCTAGGCCGCTGTATCTCGTGTGCCCTCTACCGGGGGTGCC includes these proteins:
- the lepA gene encoding translation elongation factor 4, with amino-acid sequence MPATPTHVPEPSRTDPALIRNFCIIAHIDHGKSTLADRMLQLTGVVEQRQMRAQYLDRMDIERERGITIKSQAVRLPWAPTTGEGVGQTHILNMIDTPGHVDFTYEVSRSLAACEGTVLLVDAAQGIEAQTLANLYLAMENDLTIVPVLNKIDLPAAQPEKFAEELANLIGCDPDDVLRVSAKTGLGVDALLDRVVRDVPAPVGVKDAPARAMIFDSVYDSYRGVVTYVRVVDGTLNKRERIRMMSTGATHELLEIGANSPEMLPADGLSVGEVGYLITGVKDVRQSKVGDTITQQTHGATEALGGYKDPKPMVFSGLYPLDGSDYPELRESLDKLQLNDAALVYEPETSAALGFGFRVGFLGLLHLDVIRERLEREFGLDLIATAPNVVYRVIMEDGSEHTVTNPSEFPEGKISEVYEPVVRATILAPSEFIGSIMELCQTRRGVLLGMDYLSEDRVEIRYTLPLAEIVFDFFDQLKSKTRGYASLDYEPTGEQTAQLVKVDILLHGDKVDAFSAITHKDQAYAYGVRLVAKLKELIPRQAFEVPVQAAIGSRVIARETIRAIRKDVLAKCYGGDISRKRKLLEKQKEGKKRMKMVGSVEVPQEAFIAVLSSDESGGKGKK